The genomic DNA TACGCTGAACGACGATTCCGAACAAAAGCATGCCGATTGGCTGAAACTGTACTTTGACACGATGAAGGACATGGATTACGTACATACGTGCCATTTCTTCCGACTGAATTGTTCCGCGCACGACGCGCTCTGGAACGGCGTCGGCGAGGTGATGTTCGGGTTGTTTTTGGAGCCCGATTACGATATCGGCCGAGGTTTTTATCCTCGGGAAAAGGCATTTGCATTGCAGAAGATCTATGGAGGGAAAGGGGATCTGTATCAATTTGCCGAACTTTGAGAGGTAGTGGATGAACCGCATTTTTCTTGTTTACGAACAGATCGTGAAACATTATATCGATCGGATCGAAACGCACGACTTGAATCAGGGAGATTCGATCGAATCTGAGGAAGACATCGCGGCAGCCTTTTCCGTATCGCGCGGTACGGTGCGCAAAGCGATGACGGAATTGGAATCCATGGGATATCTCGCCTGTTCGAAGGGAAAGCGGCGTACGGTCGTGTCCGCGGGCGGCACGTCGGCGGAAGAGCGGTATCCCGCAGTCGTATGGCGCGTCGCGCTGATGCTGCTGAACCGCTCGGAATACCTCGATGCGATCTTGAATGCGGTGCAGACCTGCGCGGCGTCGCTCGGGTGGAGTCTGGACGTGTTCTATAATTCCAGCGAGGAGGCCGAACAGGATTGCATCACAAAGATCAAGGAGGGGAACTATGACGGGGCGATCGTCGTTCCCTTCCGCCGCCGCGGCGAACTGTGCACATATAACTATTTGCGATTGAAAGAGGCGGGGATCCCCTACGTCATGATCGGCCGCCCTCACGAATCGCTCATGTGCGACGCGGTCTATGCGGACGATTATTCGGGAGCGTACCGCATCACCGAACTTTTATATAAAAAGAAATGCAGGGAAGTGGCGTATTTTTACGATTCCACGATGGACAGCGTGGTTTCGCGGGACCGTATGAAAGGATACGACGACGCCGCGCTTCGGCACGGGCAGAGAGAATTATATCGCTATGACGTGCGGGATCCGATCTTTGCCGCACGTTTCGGTGAACTTCTGGAAGGAAATTATGAAAAGATAGGGTTAAATATCTATTCGAACGAGTTGTTTCCCATGATACGCGCCGTATTGCACAAGTACGGCAAAAAGAAAAAGAAAGATTACGAACTCGTCGCCTTTTTCGAGCATAGTTTTGAAGATCAGGCGCGTTATACCGTAATGAAAGTGCCCAAAGAGATCATGGCGCAGCGCGCCGTGTCTATGCTGAACAAGCGTATGCTCACCGATGAAGGCAAGAGCGTGGTGCACGAAATATTCGAAGTGGATCTTTTGGACGTTTGATCATTTGATAGGTAAATTCGATGAATAAGTTATTGCAGACATTACGCGACAAAGCGGATTTATATAAACCGAAGCCCTTTTTGACGTTGAACGATACGATATGCGAAGAATCGTTGCGGAAACTGATCCGCACGATGGCTGAGCACGGATTGGGCGGATTTTATGCCCATGCGAGGAGCGGACTTACGGCGCCTTATCTTTCGGAGGAATGGTTCCGCATCATCGATATCTGTGCGGACGAGTGCGAAAAGACGGGCTTACGGTTCTGGATATACGATGAAATGGGATGGCCGAGCGGTTCGGCGGGCGGACAGGTAACGGCGAAAAACGCCGACTATGCGTCGCGCTGGCTGGAATTGTTCGATTCCCGTCAAAAGATATGCGGCAGGCTCGTTGCCTGCTACGATGCAAACGCCCGCCCGTGCAAAGAAGAGAACGCGAGTTATTTCCTCTGCGAAGTTTCCAATGACGGATATATCGACGTGCTCAACGAAGACGCCGTGCAGACGTTTATCGAAATCACATACGAAAAATACCGCGTCCGCTACGGGAACAGGATCGAGGGATTTTTTACCGACGAACCGCAGTTCGGTATGCTGCGTATGCCCTATACGCCGTCCGTGGAAACGCTCATGCGGGAGAACGGCGCAGACATACGCGATTTCGGGATTCAACTGTTTATGGAAACGGGCGATTATAAGCGTATCCGCCGACTGTATTTCGATGCGATCGGCACCCTGTTTTTACGCAATTACGTCGGGCAGATCTCGCGTTGGTGCGAACGGTACGGATACAGGCTGACGGGGCACATTTTGGAGGAAAAATCGCTCGACAGGCAGATACTATCCTGCGGCGATATACTCTCCGTCTATTCCCTCATGCAGAATCCTGGCATGGATTGGCTGGGACGCGATATCGGCGAAAACGCGCTCGCGCCTCGCCAGGTCGCCTCGATCTGCAAACAATTCGGAAAAAAAGAAAACACGTCCGAAAGTTACGCCTGCGTCGGGTACGGTGCTTCCGTGCAGGATCTGAAAACGATCGCCGATTGGCAGATCGGAAACGGTATCTCGAATTTGTGTTATATCATTCCGTATTCCGCGCGCGGCAGGCGCAAGCGCGATTATCCTTCGGGAATCGTACCTTTTCAGCCGTATTTTAAGATCGCGGACGATTTCAATTTGTATTTATCACGTTTTTGCGCACTGTCCGCGGAGTCGGAAAACACCGCCGAAGTTCTGCTCGTCAGTCCGCTCGGACAGGCGGAAGAAACGTTCGGCGTGGGGAAAGAGAATATCTTTTCCGACCGTTTGAACGAGGCCGTCAATATTCTCGAAAAGAAACATATTTCATATCACGTTACCAATGCCAATATTTTGCGCGCATACGGAAGCGCGGAAGATCAAAAACTGCGCGTAGGGAAATGCGTCTATTCCGCCGCGGTGTGCTTTACTGGCGAAGAGAGCGAAGTTTTGGTAAAGTTCCGCCATTCAGGCGGCACGGTTTTGCTCGCCGATCGGGACGAGCGCTGGCCGGAGGTGTTGGAGCCTTTCCGCGACTGCGCGCTTTGCGGCGACTGCACGGAAGATCTTCGGACGGGGCGGTTCGTGCTGGACAACGAGGAAGCCGTGAGCGTGCAGAACGTTTCAAACAGAAGCGTACGCTTTTCTGTCTGCAGCCGCGCGGGAAAGCAGGGCAGCAGGCTGGATCTGATCACCCTGCGCGAAACTTTCTCGGAGGAATACGTATTGAACGGCGGCGAAAGCGCCCTGTTTGTTTTTGACGGCGAAAATCGGGAGAAAAAATCGACGGTTCTGCGCCTTTCGGAGGACGGCTGGGTATGCGGCCTGTCCGATCGGAACGCGCTGTTGCTCGACCGTGTGGATTGTTATCGGGACGGAGAACTGTACGCCGAAAATATCGCTCCCATTCTTTTGCAGGAAAAATTGGTGCGCGACGGCAGAAATTGCAGTCTGAAACTGGTCTACCGCGCCCATTCGGACGTGCCGCTGCGGGGCGCGTATTTAGGGATCGAAGACGCGGAGCGGTACGAGATCGCCGTGAACGGCAAACCCGTACCTTCGCACGGAAATTTTTCCATTTTCGCGGCGGAATGTATTTCCCGTGTCCCGCTCCCCGATCTTTCGGCGGGGGATATCGAAATATCGCTGCGCTTTGATTTTGTCATTTCTGACGACGTGCGCAGGGTGCTCTTGGGCGAAGATGCGATCGAGAGCGATTTCAACCGTTTGCAGGATCTGCCCGAGGTGGAAAATATCTATCTGATCGGAGATTTCTGCGTTTCGGGCGTGCAAAGAGAGGGCGATATGCTCGTTTCCGACGGTGCGTTCGCGCTTTCGCAACTGGAAATGCCGACCCGCATTTCCGCCTTCGGAGAGAGCGGATTTCCGTTTTACATTGGCGAGATCGTCGCGCGGAAGAAGATTCGCTTGCATCTGCGGGAAGGTGCGCTCGAATTTGCCTGTGCGCTGAAAGGCGTTGCGGTGCGCGTTTTGATCAACGGAAAGTTTTTGGGGGATATCCTCTGGAACAGCCGTTTAGACGCGACGGAATTTTTGCTTGACGGCGAGAATGAAGTGGAGTTACATATTTATAACGATTTGCGCAATCTGTTCGGTCCGCACCATAATAAGTTGAAGGAGCCGCGCATGGTCGGGTTTACGACGTTTGCGGACGAACCAGGCTGGTGCGATCCTCCGATGCGGCTCTGGACGGATACGTATTATTTAAAAGAATACGGCGTTGCTTTTCCGAGGGAAAACGATGAAGATTAAACAGGAACACGAAAGTTTTGTTTTGCAAGGCGAAAAGTGGAAAAGTCTGCGCTATGCGGATATCGATCCGTCGTCGCTCGTAGTGTACAGACAGGAAGGGGAAACGCGCAGGGTATTTCCCGCGCAGGCGTATGAATACCGCGACGGGAAGATCCGCCGCGCGAAAGGTTCGCCGATCCCCGATTTCAGCGTTTCGCCCTTTTACGATCTGAAAGGGTTCGACCACGAAAAATTTTCGGTCTGGGGCAACGAACCGTATATGCTCTTTGCCGATTACGAGTGCTGCGCCGCGACGGAGCGGACGCCCGAATTCCGCGCGCGGGAACTTTCCCGCAAAAACGGAATGGCGGGAAGACTGAAAGAATTTTTTGAAGCGCGCCGCAGCGGCGAGATCCGCTATACGGTATTCGGCGACAGCATCAGCACCGGCTGCGAAGCAAGTATCCCGCAATATACGTTTTTCGAACGCTTTTCCCGCTATGCGGCGCAAAAGTTCGGTGTGTCCGTGCCGATCGAAAACGTTGCCGTCGGTGGCGAAAGTACTTTCGAAGGAGTGCGCAGATATCGCAGAGACGTTCTTGCAAGCCGGCCTGATATCGTTTCGATCGGGTTCGGCATGAACGATCAGAACACGATCGGCGGCAAACTGACGGTGCCGCCGGACGATTATTATAAAAATATCTTGGAAATCACCTGCGCCGTGCAGGATACGGGCGCGCAAGCGGTCCTTATATCTCCTTGTTGTCCGCATCCCCGTTGGATCCACACGAGCGGACGCATGGACGATTACGTTGCGAAACTGTATGAAGTTTCCGAGCGCACGGGCGCCTGCCTTGCGGACGTGAACGCGCTGTGGAAGGATGAACTGCAATATAAGCAGCCGGACGATCTCCTTCGCAACGGGATCAATCATCCCACGGATTACGGACATTATCTGTACTTTTTGATGCTGAAAAATTTGATCGATTGAGGAGAAAGAAAATGAGGGCGGACGAACGGTTTTTGAAAACTTTGCGGGGCGAAGAGACGGACAGGATGCCCGTTATCGAAAATTCGCTGTGGTGGGATCAGACCATTTCCCGCTGGGCGGGGGAAGGCTTGCCCGCAGGAAAAAATTATGCTTATGCGATGCGCGACGTCGTGGCGATCCAGGAACATTTCGGGCTGGATCTGCTTGCGCATTGGTGGGCGCGGCCGTATACCGAGCGCACTCCGTTTGCCAAAGTCGTGGGCGCGGGCATGGGGGCCGTCGACGAAGAGAGTTATGAGAAAATATTGCTTCCCACATTATATCCCGAACCGCGTATGGACGATGATTTCATCCGCATGGTCAAAAAATATAAGAGCGAAGGCAAACTGATCCTTGAATTGATTCTGGACGGCGCTTTCTGGGAGCCCCGCGAATATATGGGGATCGAGGCGCACTTGTATTCCTTTTACGATCAGCCCGATCTGTACAAACGAATGTTGTCGGATATGAAGGCCTGGCAAAAGAAAGCGGTCGAATATGCGATGAACGTGCTTCCGTTCGATTACGTCACGTTTGCCGAAGATGTGAGTTACAATAACGGACCCATGCTCAGCCGGGAGCATTTCGACGCGTTCATGGCGCCCTTTTACCGCGAAATGGTGCCTGTCTTGAACGGATACGGGTTGCCCGTACTCGTCGACAGCGACGGGGATATTTTTGAAGCGATCGCTTGGTTCAACGAAGTCGGAGCCGTGGGATACCATCCCCTGGAAGCGCAGGCGCATTGCGACGTAAATGAACTTTGCAAAAGATATCCGGATACCGCGTTTATCGGCAATTTCAATAAGATGATCATGAACGGCGGAGAAAAAGCGCTGCGGGAAGAATTCGAACGGCTGAAACCGTGTATCCAGAGGGGCAGATATATTCTTTCCGTCGATCATCAGACGCCTCCGTCGGTCAGTTTACAGGACTACCGCACATACGTACGGTTGCTCAAAGAATATGCCGTGCGCGGCTGAAAAAGAGGGGGGAAACGATGAAAAAATTTTTATGTCTGTTTCTCGTTGTGCTGATCTGCCTTGCGTGTACGGCGTGCGAACATGAGGAGGAGGGAACGATGTTTCCGATCAAGACGGAGATGAAAACGGACGGGCAGTTATATCGCGGGGGCGAGGTCGAATTTCCCGAATCCCTGTGGCAGACGCCCGCGTTCGAACGATATGAGGAACTGGATTACGAAGAACGGAATATCCGTGCCTATTTTTTAGACAGCGTGCAGGATACCAAAGTATTTGCCTTTGTCGGTATTCCGGAAGGGGCGAGCGCGGAAAATAAGGTGCCGGGCATTGTTCTCGTGCACGGCGGCGACGGCACGGCATATTACGAATGGGTCGATTTCTGGGTAAAGCGCGGATACGCCGCCATCGCCATGGATACCGAGGGCAGGATGCCCGAGATCACGAGCCTGATGACGAATAATAACCGTAAAGAGAGCATCAAGGAACACGGACCTTCCAATTCCGCGCTGACGGATATGAATTATCCCGTAGAGCAGCAGTGGGCGTATCATGCGATCGCCTCTGTGATCGTCAGCAATTCTTTTTTGCGGAGTTTCGATTGCGTTGACCGTTCGCACATAGGGATCACGGGCATCTCTTACGGCGCATTTCTTACCTGCCAGACGGTCGCGTATGACGATCGGTTCGTATGCGCGGCTCCCGTTTACGGAAGTCTGGAACAGAAGATAGGGCATTGTACGTTCAGTACTCTCGTGACCGGCCGTGCGGGAGAGATTTGGGATGACGTCGGGATTTTAAAGGAAAATACCACGCCGTTTTTATTCCTGAACGGCAACAAAGATTACTGGTTTTCGGTCGAATCGACGAGTAAGTGCAGGGCTTCCGTGTTGTATGCCGCAATGTCGCTGAAATACGCGTTTGTGCACGGGCAGCCGCAGGGCGCGTTGGAAGTGCCCGAAGTGTACGCCTTTGCCGATTACTTTTGCAAGGGTGGCGACAGTCTGATTTTGATCGACGGGCAGCCAACCTCCGAAAATCAATCCGCGAGGATTAAAATTCCGAAAAATATTTCGGTCGGGGAAGTTATCGGATATTACACCGAAAACGATATTTTGGATATGAATACCGAGTGGAAGTCTGTGGACGGCTCCCAAGACGGAGGAAGATGTTCCGTGCAGATCCCTGCGGGAGCGAAATATTATTATATCAATATACAAGACAGCCGCGGACTGGAAGTTTCCACCGATGTGATCGCCCTGTAATTGCGTTGCAAGCAAAAAATACGATCCCCTTTCAAAATCGAAAGGGGATCGTATCGTCATTGGAACCGAACGGTTCAAACTGTTACGGTCTGGTGCTGGTAATCGGACTTGAACCGATACGGTGTTGCCACCGAGGGATTTTAAGTCCCTTGCGTCTGCCTATTTCGCCATACCAGCATATTATACGGAAAGAATTGAAACGAAAAAGGGACTTTATCAGTCCCTTTTTAATGCCCTGAAAGGGGCCGGCATGCAGTTTGGAGGCGCCACCCGGATTTGAACCGGGGAGTCAGGGTTTTGCAGACCCTTGCCTTACCACTTGGCTATAGCGCCGAACATAAAATAAAAGTGCGGAAGTATCTTTGGAGCGGGAAACGAGATTCGAACCCGCGACATCCACCTTGGCAAGGTGGCGCTCTACCACTGAGCCATTCCCGCATATATGTTTGATATTCCGCACTTTTATATGGTGGAAACTATAGGGCTCGAACCTATGACCCTCTGCTTGTAAGGCAGATGCTCTCCCAGCTGAGCTAAGCTTCCGAACGCTTATATAATATACCAAATCTATATAAAAAATGCAACTATTTTCATCGGTATTTTTAAAATTTTTTTTAAAATTTTTCTGCTCCTTATCAATTTATGCCGCGTGAGAAATTTTTGTGAAATTGCGAAAAACCGCTTTAATTTTGAGAAAAATGCAGTATAATAGGAATGCTGCGGAAATTTCCGCAGGGGAGGGATACTATGCCGTCTTTATATACGCACCAGATTCTGGCGGAAAAAGTAATGGAACTCTTGCCCGAGCGCACGCGGCGGTACGTCACGCGCGAGGGAGAATATTTCCTCGGCGCGCAGGGCGGCGACGTGTTCTATTTATATAAGATGCGCGAGGGGCAGAAAAACCTGGGAAAATACCTGCACCGCAAGAACGTGTATATGGTTTTCTGCAATTTTTTGGAAGCCGCCCGTTCGGGCGACGGGTGCGTCACTTCCTATATCGCGGGTTACATTACTCACTACGCGGGCGACATCGTATTTCATCCTTACGTATATTCTCTATTGAACCGATTGGAATTCGAGGATACGGGCAACTGGAAGGGCAACCGCCACGCCCTGATCGAGAGCGACATGGACAGTTATTTCGTGCGCAAATACAAAGACCTTACCCCGCACGAATATAAATATCCGCTCTCCTATTCGGATATTTCCTGTGAGTCTCTCTTTCGTCTGATGGAAGATTCCACGGGGGAGAGGACCAAGCGCAACGTGCGCATGCACGCTTTCAAGACGGCCGTCAAGCGGTTTATCCGCTATAACCGCTGGCTGCACGACGGCACGGGCGGTAAAAAGAAATTCGTGTACGGCACGGAAAAACTATTCCATATCCCGCACACGCTGTCCTCGCTCATTCACCGCGCCGATTACGACGAGAGTTATTTCAATCTCGAACGCGCGCCCTGGCGCTACCCGAACGACGACTCGCTGGTGTTTACCGACGGCGTGGACGAACTGTTCGACCGCGCCGTGTCCGAGAGCGTACGCCTGATCACCCGCTTTTTCGACTGCCTCGAAAACGGGACGCCGCTCGAATACAACGATTTTTCCAAACACTTTCTCACGGGGCTGGTCATCGGGGGATAAAAATGTCGGCTGCGCTTTGTTTTCCGTTCTTTCCGCGATATACTTATGTCGGGAGGAAAAGATCATGCGCAGACTCTACGATTACAACATGAACCCGATCGGATACGTTTCGGAAAACGCAGACGGCAAACAGACGGCGTACGACACCAACTACCGCGTCCTCGGTTATTATTTTTCCGGGAGCGACAAGACGTACGACAACAATATGCGGCTCGTCGGGAGGGGAGATCTTCTGTCAGCCTTTTACGCGCCGACCGCAAAAAGATGAAAACAGCCGACCGCAAACCGCGGTCGGCTGTTTTTGATTATTGCTGCGCTTCGAGCGCTTGGATCACGTCGCCTGCGATCTTTTCCAGATCTTTTTCCGTCGGTCTGTACGCCTGGCGCACGGGCGGCAGCAACGGCTGCGCCTTGCACTGCGTCAAAGCGTCGTACACCTGCTGGATCGATTGTCCGCCCCAGCCGTAGGAACCGAAAGCGATAAACTTCTTCGCGTTGCCCGTCAGACCTTTGAAATAGGTGAGAAAACTCGCGACGTTGGGCATCATGTTGTTGTTGAGTGTGGGCGAGCCGACCGCAATGTATTTCGCCTGCATCGCCTCCGTTATGACGTCGGAATTGTTTTCGCATTTCAAGTCGCACAGTTTGACTTGGATCCCGCAATCGACGAACGCCGTTTCCAGCGCGTGCGCCATCCGTTCGGTGGAGTGCCACATGGTATCGTAGACGATGACGGCGCGTTCTTCCTGTTCTCCTGCCGTCCAGCGCTGATAGCGGGCGAGGATCTCGGGGATATGCTTTGTCCAGCAGACGCCGTGGCTGGGGCAGATCATGGAAATTTGCAGGGAGGAGACGGCTTCCAGCGCCTTTTTTGTCTGCAGGCCGTAGGGCTGTACGATGTTCGCATAGTATTTTTTCGCCTGTTTCAAAACTTCCGGAAGGTCGCTGTCGGTGTCGAAACGCGTGGAGGAGGCGTAGTGCTGGCCGAACGCGTCGTTGGAAAAGAGAATGTTTTCGGGCGTCATATGGCAGACCATGTTGTCAGGCCAGTGCACCATGGGCGTGGAAACGAAGGCGAATTCGTGTTTGCCGACGGACAGTTTGTCCCCCGTCTTTACGCCGACGACGGGAAGATCGCCGTAATAGCCGCCGAGGTCTTTTTCTCCCGCGGGGGAAACCGCGTAGACTTTCGCGCGGGGCGCATGGCGCAGGATAAAGGGCAGCGCGCCGCTGTGGTCGGGTTCGGCGTGGTTGGATATGATCACGTCGATCTTGTCGGGCTCTATGACGGAGCGGATGCGTTCGAGCATTTCTTCCTGCAGGCAATCCTTGACGGTATCGACGAGCGTGATCTTTTCGTCGAGAATGAGATAGGCGTTGTACGTGGTGCCTTTTTCCGTTTCGTACCCGTGGAAATTGCGCACGTTCCAGTCTATGGCTCCCACCCAGTAAACGTTTTCGGATATTTTCAATGCTTTCATAAAAACCTCCTTGATCCCTGTTTTCGCGTGCATTATATAATATGGATAGAAAATTTTCGTGTTGCATTTGCAACATCGGACTATATTATACACATTTTGCGGAAAGAATGCAAGTCAAAAGGCATATTTCATGCAAAAAAATACGCAAAGGGGCAAAAAAGAGGGACGAACGGACGCAAAAATCATTGACAAGGCAAAAAGAATATGATAAACTCTAAGAACACACCATCGTGAAGAGGTGTGATTTTTTTGTACGGAGTTTTTTAAAAATGGCTGCTATAAACAGAACCAAAGTTACGTTCGAGTGTACCGAATGTAAGCACAGAAATTACGACAATATGAAGAATAAGAAAAACGATCCCGAAAGATTGCAGCTCAAAAAATATTGTCCTTTCTGCAAGAAGCACACCGTTCACAAGGAATCCAAGTAAGGAACGCGTGTTCGGGCGCTTTTGCCCGTTCTCTAAAATTACAAAGAGGTTGAAATGAAAGCGAAATCGGCAGAAAAAAAGCCCAATATTTTCGTCAGAATGGGCAGAAAACTCAAAGAAGTTTTTTCCGAACTGAAAAAAGTTACCTGGCCTACGTTCGGTAAAGTGGTCAAGGCCACGGGCGTCGTTCTCGTCGTCGTGGTGATTTTCCTCGTCATTTTCGGGGCCATCAATTACGGTCTCGGCGAGCTTTTGAAACTGATAACGAGTTTGGGCAGCGGTTCGTAATAAGAGGAGTTGAACATGGACAATTCTCTTGAAAGTCAGGCAAAGTGGTATGTTCTGCATACTTACTCCGGCTACGAGGCGATGGTCAAGGCGAGTCTGGAAAGATTGATCGAAAACAACAATCTCAAAGACAGTATATTCGATCTTCGGATCCCCATGGAACAGACCATCGAAGAGAAAAGCGGCAAAAGAAAGGTCGTGGAGCGCAAACTCCTGCCTTGCTATGTCTTTATAAAAATGATCTATTCGAACCAGGTCTGGTACCTTGTCACCAACACGAGGGGCGTTACGGGTTTTGT from Candidatus Borkfalkia ceftriaxoniphila includes the following:
- a CDS encoding zinc dependent phospholipase C family protein — encoded protein: MPSLYTHQILAEKVMELLPERTRRYVTREGEYFLGAQGGDVFYLYKMREGQKNLGKYLHRKNVYMVFCNFLEAARSGDGCVTSYIAGYITHYAGDIVFHPYVYSLLNRLEFEDTGNWKGNRHALIESDMDSYFVRKYKDLTPHEYKYPLSYSDISCESLFRLMEDSTGERTKRNVRMHAFKTAVKRFIRYNRWLHDGTGGKKKFVYGTEKLFHIPHTLSSLIHRADYDESYFNLERAPWRYPNDDSLVFTDGVDELFDRAVSESVRLITRFFDCLENGTPLEYNDFSKHFLTGLVIGG
- the nusG gene encoding transcription termination/antitermination protein NusG, with product MDNSLESQAKWYVLHTYSGYEAMVKASLERLIENNNLKDSIFDLRIPMEQTIEEKSGKRKVVERKLLPCYVFIKMIYSNQVWYLVTNTRGVTGFVGPQGRPLPLKEEEVRKMQLETVATNVDFEVDDDVSIDAGPLSGFVGKIKELNDTAQKAKVNVMMFGRNTDVEVEYVQIRKINPMEITKE
- a CDS encoding SGNH/GDSL hydrolase family protein, translated to MKIKQEHESFVLQGEKWKSLRYADIDPSSLVVYRQEGETRRVFPAQAYEYRDGKIRRAKGSPIPDFSVSPFYDLKGFDHEKFSVWGNEPYMLFADYECCAATERTPEFRARELSRKNGMAGRLKEFFEARRSGEIRYTVFGDSISTGCEASIPQYTFFERFSRYAAQKFGVSVPIENVAVGGESTFEGVRRYRRDVLASRPDIVSIGFGMNDQNTIGGKLTVPPDDYYKNILEITCAVQDTGAQAVLISPCCPHPRWIHTSGRMDDYVAKLYEVSERTGACLADVNALWKDELQYKQPDDLLRNGINHPTDYGHYLYFLMLKNLID
- a CDS encoding alpha/beta hydrolase family protein — protein: MKKFLCLFLVVLICLACTACEHEEEGTMFPIKTEMKTDGQLYRGGEVEFPESLWQTPAFERYEELDYEERNIRAYFLDSVQDTKVFAFVGIPEGASAENKVPGIVLVHGGDGTAYYEWVDFWVKRGYAAIAMDTEGRMPEITSLMTNNNRKESIKEHGPSNSALTDMNYPVEQQWAYHAIASVIVSNSFLRSFDCVDRSHIGITGISYGAFLTCQTVAYDDRFVCAAPVYGSLEQKIGHCTFSTLVTGRAGEIWDDVGILKENTTPFLFLNGNKDYWFSVESTSKCRASVLYAAMSLKYAFVHGQPQGALEVPEVYAFADYFCKGGDSLILIDGQPTSENQSARIKIPKNISVGEVIGYYTENDILDMNTEWKSVDGSQDGGRCSVQIPAGAKYYYINIQDSRGLEVSTDVIAL
- a CDS encoding uroporphyrinogen decarboxylase family protein is translated as MRADERFLKTLRGEETDRMPVIENSLWWDQTISRWAGEGLPAGKNYAYAMRDVVAIQEHFGLDLLAHWWARPYTERTPFAKVVGAGMGAVDEESYEKILLPTLYPEPRMDDDFIRMVKKYKSEGKLILELILDGAFWEPREYMGIEAHLYSFYDQPDLYKRMLSDMKAWQKKAVEYAMNVLPFDYVTFAEDVSYNNGPMLSREHFDAFMAPFYREMVPVLNGYGLPVLVDSDGDIFEAIAWFNEVGAVGYHPLEAQAHCDVNELCKRYPDTAFIGNFNKMIMNGGEKALREEFERLKPCIQRGRYILSVDHQTPPSVSLQDYRTYVRLLKEYAVRG
- the rpmG gene encoding 50S ribosomal protein L33; translation: MAAINRTKVTFECTECKHRNYDNMKNKKNDPERLQLKKYCPFCKKHTVHKESK
- the secE gene encoding preprotein translocase subunit SecE, coding for MKAKSAEKKPNIFVRMGRKLKEVFSELKKVTWPTFGKVVKATGVVLVVVVIFLVIFGAINYGLGELLKLITSLGSGS
- a CDS encoding FprA family A-type flavoprotein → MKALKISENVYWVGAIDWNVRNFHGYETEKGTTYNAYLILDEKITLVDTVKDCLQEEMLERIRSVIEPDKIDVIISNHAEPDHSGALPFILRHAPRAKVYAVSPAGEKDLGGYYGDLPVVGVKTGDKLSVGKHEFAFVSTPMVHWPDNMVCHMTPENILFSNDAFGQHYASSTRFDTDSDLPEVLKQAKKYYANIVQPYGLQTKKALEAVSSLQISMICPSHGVCWTKHIPEILARYQRWTAGEQEERAVIVYDTMWHSTERMAHALETAFVDCGIQVKLCDLKCENNSDVITEAMQAKYIAVGSPTLNNNMMPNVASFLTYFKGLTGNAKKFIAFGSYGWGGQSIQQVYDALTQCKAQPLLPPVRQAYRPTEKDLEKIAGDVIQALEAQQ
- a CDS encoding GntR family transcriptional regulator, which codes for MNRIFLVYEQIVKHYIDRIETHDLNQGDSIESEEDIAAAFSVSRGTVRKAMTELESMGYLACSKGKRRTVVSAGGTSAEERYPAVVWRVALMLLNRSEYLDAILNAVQTCAASLGWSLDVFYNSSEEAEQDCITKIKEGNYDGAIVVPFRRRGELCTYNYLRLKEAGIPYVMIGRPHESLMCDAVYADDYSGAYRITELLYKKKCREVAYFYDSTMDSVVSRDRMKGYDDAALRHGQRELYRYDVRDPIFAARFGELLEGNYEKIGLNIYSNELFPMIRAVLHKYGKKKKKDYELVAFFEHSFEDQARYTVMKVPKEIMAQRAVSMLNKRMLTDEGKSVVHEIFEVDLLDV